From Methanomassiliicoccales archaeon LGM-RCC1, one genomic window encodes:
- a CDS encoding DUF2085 domain-containing protein has translation MDHDWSSFGLGGLVYALGDFLCHQSFSRSIILNGSQMPICIRDIGLLIGFVIGLVYCLKVSEKVLDRKHLFAGIILLLLTLLEWICERAFHADMPEIRMILAIVSGIGAAIIVAWAAYRSTAGPEALH, from the coding sequence ATGGACCATGACTGGTCCTCTTTTGGATTGGGGGGATTGGTCTATGCCCTTGGCGACTTCCTTTGCCATCAGTCGTTCAGTAGATCCATAATCCTGAACGGATCTCAGATGCCGATATGCATAAGGGACATCGGTCTTCTGATAGGATTCGTAATCGGTCTAGTCTATTGCCTGAAGGTATCAGAGAAGGTACTGGACCGCAAGCACCTGTTCGCAGGAATCATTCTGCTTCTGCTGACGCTTCTGGAATGGATTTGCGAAAGAGCATTTCATGCTGATATGCCCGAGATCCGCATGATACTGGCCATAGTGTCCGGAATCGGTGCTGCGATAATAGTGGCCTGGGCGGCCTATAGAAGTACGGCAGGGCCAGAGGCCCTGCATTGA